A window of Garciella nitratireducens DSM 15102 contains these coding sequences:
- the rsgA gene encoding ribosome small subunit-dependent GTPase A yields the protein MKKGIIVKGIGGFYYVSTFDSKIIECKLRGKFRKNNIIPMVGDHVIININDLGQGIIEDILPRKNCLIRPPVSNLDQVVIVFAIRDPNPNFQLLDRFLIQGERQKLSIVICFNKIELENNSEKKEEIKKIYTKAGYPVVFTSVKENIGIKNLRKYLEGKVTVFAGSSGVGKSSLLNMLNYQYYLKTGSISKKIGRGKHTTRHVELLPYKNHGFVVDTPGFSTLSMQNIKKEELMNYFPEFHPYIGQCKFNSCLHLKEPKCALRNALFRGEIPPSRYDNYVYFLEEIEKQNYIK from the coding sequence ATGAAAAAGGGTATTATCGTTAAAGGAATAGGAGGATTTTATTATGTTAGTACATTTGATTCTAAAATAATAGAATGTAAGTTACGAGGAAAATTTAGAAAAAATAATATAATACCTATGGTAGGAGATCATGTCATTATAAATATAAATGATTTAGGACAGGGGATTATAGAGGATATTTTGCCACGAAAAAATTGTCTTATTAGACCTCCTGTATCTAATCTTGATCAAGTAGTTATTGTTTTTGCAATACGAGATCCCAATCCAAATTTTCAATTATTAGATCGATTTTTGATTCAAGGAGAAAGGCAAAAATTATCTATTGTAATTTGTTTTAATAAAATTGAATTAGAAAATAATAGCGAAAAAAAAGAAGAAATTAAAAAAATATATACAAAAGCTGGATATCCAGTAGTTTTTACTAGTGTTAAAGAAAATATAGGAATAAAAAATTTAAGAAAATATTTAGAAGGAAAAGTTACGGTTTTTGCAGGCTCATCAGGAGTAGGAAAATCCTCTTTATTAAATATGTTAAATTATCAATATTATTTAAAAACAGGAAGTATTAGTAAAAAAATAGGAAGAGGAAAACATACTACTCGACATGTAGAATTACTTCCTTATAAAAATCATGGTTTTGTTGTAGATACTCCTGGGTTTAGTACGCTATCTATGCAAAATATAAAAAAAGAGGAATTAATGAATTATTTTCCAGAATTTCATCCTTATATAGGACAATGTAAATTTAATTCTTGTTTACATTTAAAAGAGCCCAAATGTGCACTTAGAAATGCTCTATTTAGAGGAGAAATTCCACCAAGTAGATATGATAATTATGTATATTTTTTAGAAGAAATAGAAAAACAAAATTATATTAAATAA